The Platichthys flesus chromosome 8, fPlaFle2.1, whole genome shotgun sequence genome has a window encoding:
- the maml1 gene encoding mastermind-like protein 1 isoform X1: MMADFVTPRHSAVMERLRRRIELFRQHHNSCESRYENATLERLELDRQQTFALHQRCLQAKAKRSNKHRQAQPSGDQAGQRAPGGGGGGGGGSAELAESGGTAAEQSRNSTLMALQETVKRKLESAGSPLGRDQVNGFGDGFPPNKKACLDNGTTNGSPLDSKLGISDSLTSNGNHGPAGESTDSGGEPGLDFLRKEMKQEPDDMLPIMPPSGGGNNSLFPDLNLNEQEWTELMEELNCAVAYEDIQDILNDGFEDRKDPLELAPTPGGGGSVGGGAGGGVGGQPSQGLLPPDLVSVKTEFSPASAVFEQDSRTGSPHVRSTSSGPPPHPTSSPIASSSASSPALPPSQPAPNPRQLQPPPNHLLPPGPQVPKDLSPAQQLQQLAAQQQRAQHLHGQMQHKQPQPGAKFHNQGPRAHPPPWPQMANTSQSPIGGAFVMDKPTSPSLYPQDFNPNAQKQLLMPGQPNKGPPKVGPGGYMPGHGGHPNMLGHPTSGPPLGHPQAPGPQAQAAMLNYNNTKPLSHFEAGPGPGPPRPPNTQSQNKAALLTLLRQQQQIKQKNSMNFRQHIPHAQDQNNYPAPPHGPGPTNTMAPAPGNNGMAAQPGANAMAGNHANVAYLSNQAAVAAVLKQQQQQQQQQHQQQILEQQKQQQQYMQRQQLMAEQEKQRQQDQQLQRRLTRPPPQYQDQPGQPANQNPFPQQSVNQFTASSQPMGSVGSMGGPAPGSQRMFPQNQGMMGMNMGQGGGPAGGVAPPSAASQSDMNLSSCGGGGAGVDVQQVLYNNMNLHPNHPGHTPQQAALQRQALGPMSASYRQSLLAQQQHLKTQPNAAMLKQQQLAAAAAARMPGSMQNSIGATLPSSMPGNMQSAAWQQQLANQPPSGNAGLPPNAFSNAPNAFHMQQPRIPKMPPGAAPFGANPAGRPMGGLNPGQQMMQASMAAAQQRAPPNPQSLGQPMANQQQTQQQQANQNQAVLPDLVAFGQPQGNGRQGLQCNQGFQVSRTATQQQQQVSFGYNMASGSFAAESDLVDSLLKGQNPQEWMADLDELLASHH; this comes from the exons CCTGCAGGCCAAGGCCAAGAGGTCCAACAAGCACCGGCAGGCCCAGCCCAGCGGGGACCAGGCCGGCCAGAGGGCGCCgggcggcggcggaggaggaggaggaggcagcgcGGAGCTCGCGGAGAGCGGAGGGACGGCGGCTGAGCAGAGCCGGAACAGCACCCTGATGGCG ctgcaggagacggtaaagaggaagctggagagcgCTGGTTCTCCGTTGGGCAGAGACCAAGTCAACGGCTTCGGTGACGGGTTCCCCCCCAACAAGAAGGCCTGTCTGGACAACGGCACAACCAACGGCTCCCCGCTCGACTCCAAGCTGGGGATCAGTGACTCTCTGACCTCTAACGGGAACCATGGGCCTGCGGGGGAGTCGACAGACAGCGGTGGCGAGCCAGGTTTGGACTTCCTTAGGAAGGAGATGAAGCAGGAGCCCGATGACATGCTGCCCATCATGCCTCCATCAGGAGGAGGCAACAACAGCCTGTTCCCTGACCTCAACCTAAATGAGCAGGAGTGGacagagctgatggaggagctgaactGTGCCGTGGCATATGAGGACATTCAAGACATTCTCAACGACGGCTTTGAGGACCGCAAGGACCCTCTAGAGCTGGCGCCCACTCCGGGTGGGGGTGGGTCGGTGGggggaggtgcaggaggtggTGTGGGGGGCCAGCCGTCCCAGGGACTACTTCCTCCAGATCTGGTGAGTGTGAAGACAGAGTTCTCTCCGGCCTCTGCAGTTTTCGAGCAGGACTCTCGCACCGGCTCCCCCCATGTAAGGTCCACCTCCTCTGGGCCGCCTCCTCACCCCACCAGCTCCCCCATCGCCtcgtcctctgcctcctctccggCTCTGCCTCCGTCCCAGCCCGCTCCCAACCCCAGGCAGCTTCAGCCTCCCCCCAACCACCTTCTCCCTCCGGGGCCCCAGGTGCCTAAAGATCTGTCCCCtgctcagcagctccagcagttGGCAGCCCAGCAGCAGAGGGCGCAGCACCTCCATGGCCAGATGCAGCACAAACAACCACAGCCGGGGGCCAAGTTCCACAACCAGGGGCCCCGTGCCCACCCCCCACCTTGGCCCCAGATGGCCAACACTTCTCAGAGCCCAATAGGGGGAGCGTTTGTTATGGACAAACCCACGAGTCCCTCCTTGTACCCACAGGACTTTAACCCAAATGCCcagaagcagctgctgatgcCCGGTCAGCCCAACAAAGGCCCCCCCAAGGTGGGCCCTGGCGGCTACATGCCCGGCCACGGCGGGCACCCTAACATGCTGGGTCACCCGACCTCAGGGCCTCCTCTTGGTCACCCTCAGGCCCCTGGACCTCAGGCCCAGGCCGCCATGCTGAACTACAACAACACCAAACCCCTGTCACACTTTGAGGCGGGGCCTGGGCCTGGGCCCCCCCGGCCACCCAACACCCAGAGCCAAAACAAGGCGGCCCTGCTGACGCTGctcagacaacaacaacagatcaAACAGAAGAACAGCATGAACTTTCGCCAACATATACCACATGCACAg GACCAGAACAACTACCCCGCTCCTCCTCACGGCCCAGGCCCTACCAACACCATGGCCCCTGCGCCGGGAAACAACGGCATGGCAGCTCAGCCCGGGGCGAACGCCATGGCAGGTAACCATGCTAACGTTGCGTACCTGAGCAACCaggcggcggtggcggcggtgctgaaacaacaacaacaacaacagcagcagcagcatcagcagcagatcctggagcagcagaagcagcagcagcagtacatGCAGAGACAGCAGCTCATGGCTGAACAG GAgaagcagcggcagcaggacCAGCAGCTTCAGAGGCGCCTGACCCGACCGCCACCGCAGTACCAGGACCAGCCGGGtcaaccagccaatcagaacccTTTCCCACAGCAGTCAGTCAACCAGTTTACAG CTTCGTCTCAGCCAATGGGCAGCGTCGGCTCCATGGGAGGCCCCGCCCCTGGCTCCCAGCGTATGTTCCCTCAGAACCAAGGCATGATGGGAATGAATATGGGTCAGGGCGGTGGGCCCGCAGGCGGTGTAGCTCCGCCCTCTGCGGCGAGCCAGTCTGACATGAATCTCTCGTCCTGCGGAGGGGGCGGGGCTGGCGTGGACGTCCAGCAGGTCCTCTACAATAACATGAACCTTCACCCCAACCACCCGGGCCACACGCCGCAGCAGGCCGCCCTGCAGCGGCAGGCGCTGGGGCCCATGAGCGCCTCCTACAGGCAGAGCCTTCTGGCCCAACAGCAGCACCTGAAGACGCAGCCCAACGCCGCcatgctgaagcagcagcagctggccgccgccgccgccgcccgcATGCCAGGCTCCATGCAGAACAGTATAGGAGCCACCCTGCCCAGCTCCATGCCAGGAAACATGCAGAGCGCcgcctggcagcagcagctcgccAACCAGCCGCCCTCCGGTAACGCGGGCCTGCCCCCCAACGCCTTCAGCAACGCGCCCAACGCCTTCCACATGCAGCAGCCTCGCATTCCCAAGATGCCACCGGGCGCCGCACCCTTTGGTGCTAACCCTGCAGGTCGCCCAATGGGGGGCCTGAACCCCGGGCAACAGATGATGCAGGCGAGTATGGCTGCAGCCCAACAGAGGGCGCCACCTAACCCTCAGAGCCTGGGCCAGCCCATGGCCAATCAGCAGCAGACTCAACAACAGCAGGCCAATCAGAACCAGGCCGTCCTCCCTGACCTGGTGGCGTTCGGACAGCCGCAGGGTAACGGTCGGCAGGGCCTGCAGTGTAATCAAGGGTTCCAGGTGAGCAGGACGgccactcagcagcagcagcaggtgtcgTTCGGGTACAACATGGCGTCGGGGAGCTTCGCTGCAGAGAGCGACCTGGTGGACTCGCTGCTGAAGGGTCAGAACCCTCAGGAGTGGATGGCCGACCTGGATGAGCTGCTCGCCAGCCACCATTAG
- the maml1 gene encoding mastermind-like protein 1 isoform X2, with translation MERLRRRIELFRQHHNSCESRYENATLERLELDRQQTFALHQRCLQAKAKRSNKHRQAQPSGDQAGQRAPGGGGGGGGGSAELAESGGTAAEQSRNSTLMALQETVKRKLESAGSPLGRDQVNGFGDGFPPNKKACLDNGTTNGSPLDSKLGISDSLTSNGNHGPAGESTDSGGEPGLDFLRKEMKQEPDDMLPIMPPSGGGNNSLFPDLNLNEQEWTELMEELNCAVAYEDIQDILNDGFEDRKDPLELAPTPGGGGSVGGGAGGGVGGQPSQGLLPPDLVSVKTEFSPASAVFEQDSRTGSPHVRSTSSGPPPHPTSSPIASSSASSPALPPSQPAPNPRQLQPPPNHLLPPGPQVPKDLSPAQQLQQLAAQQQRAQHLHGQMQHKQPQPGAKFHNQGPRAHPPPWPQMANTSQSPIGGAFVMDKPTSPSLYPQDFNPNAQKQLLMPGQPNKGPPKVGPGGYMPGHGGHPNMLGHPTSGPPLGHPQAPGPQAQAAMLNYNNTKPLSHFEAGPGPGPPRPPNTQSQNKAALLTLLRQQQQIKQKNSMNFRQHIPHAQDQNNYPAPPHGPGPTNTMAPAPGNNGMAAQPGANAMAGNHANVAYLSNQAAVAAVLKQQQQQQQQQHQQQILEQQKQQQQYMQRQQLMAEQEKQRQQDQQLQRRLTRPPPQYQDQPGQPANQNPFPQQSVNQFTASSQPMGSVGSMGGPAPGSQRMFPQNQGMMGMNMGQGGGPAGGVAPPSAASQSDMNLSSCGGGGAGVDVQQVLYNNMNLHPNHPGHTPQQAALQRQALGPMSASYRQSLLAQQQHLKTQPNAAMLKQQQLAAAAAARMPGSMQNSIGATLPSSMPGNMQSAAWQQQLANQPPSGNAGLPPNAFSNAPNAFHMQQPRIPKMPPGAAPFGANPAGRPMGGLNPGQQMMQASMAAAQQRAPPNPQSLGQPMANQQQTQQQQANQNQAVLPDLVAFGQPQGNGRQGLQCNQGFQVSRTATQQQQQVSFGYNMASGSFAAESDLVDSLLKGQNPQEWMADLDELLASHH, from the exons CCTGCAGGCCAAGGCCAAGAGGTCCAACAAGCACCGGCAGGCCCAGCCCAGCGGGGACCAGGCCGGCCAGAGGGCGCCgggcggcggcggaggaggaggaggaggcagcgcGGAGCTCGCGGAGAGCGGAGGGACGGCGGCTGAGCAGAGCCGGAACAGCACCCTGATGGCG ctgcaggagacggtaaagaggaagctggagagcgCTGGTTCTCCGTTGGGCAGAGACCAAGTCAACGGCTTCGGTGACGGGTTCCCCCCCAACAAGAAGGCCTGTCTGGACAACGGCACAACCAACGGCTCCCCGCTCGACTCCAAGCTGGGGATCAGTGACTCTCTGACCTCTAACGGGAACCATGGGCCTGCGGGGGAGTCGACAGACAGCGGTGGCGAGCCAGGTTTGGACTTCCTTAGGAAGGAGATGAAGCAGGAGCCCGATGACATGCTGCCCATCATGCCTCCATCAGGAGGAGGCAACAACAGCCTGTTCCCTGACCTCAACCTAAATGAGCAGGAGTGGacagagctgatggaggagctgaactGTGCCGTGGCATATGAGGACATTCAAGACATTCTCAACGACGGCTTTGAGGACCGCAAGGACCCTCTAGAGCTGGCGCCCACTCCGGGTGGGGGTGGGTCGGTGGggggaggtgcaggaggtggTGTGGGGGGCCAGCCGTCCCAGGGACTACTTCCTCCAGATCTGGTGAGTGTGAAGACAGAGTTCTCTCCGGCCTCTGCAGTTTTCGAGCAGGACTCTCGCACCGGCTCCCCCCATGTAAGGTCCACCTCCTCTGGGCCGCCTCCTCACCCCACCAGCTCCCCCATCGCCtcgtcctctgcctcctctccggCTCTGCCTCCGTCCCAGCCCGCTCCCAACCCCAGGCAGCTTCAGCCTCCCCCCAACCACCTTCTCCCTCCGGGGCCCCAGGTGCCTAAAGATCTGTCCCCtgctcagcagctccagcagttGGCAGCCCAGCAGCAGAGGGCGCAGCACCTCCATGGCCAGATGCAGCACAAACAACCACAGCCGGGGGCCAAGTTCCACAACCAGGGGCCCCGTGCCCACCCCCCACCTTGGCCCCAGATGGCCAACACTTCTCAGAGCCCAATAGGGGGAGCGTTTGTTATGGACAAACCCACGAGTCCCTCCTTGTACCCACAGGACTTTAACCCAAATGCCcagaagcagctgctgatgcCCGGTCAGCCCAACAAAGGCCCCCCCAAGGTGGGCCCTGGCGGCTACATGCCCGGCCACGGCGGGCACCCTAACATGCTGGGTCACCCGACCTCAGGGCCTCCTCTTGGTCACCCTCAGGCCCCTGGACCTCAGGCCCAGGCCGCCATGCTGAACTACAACAACACCAAACCCCTGTCACACTTTGAGGCGGGGCCTGGGCCTGGGCCCCCCCGGCCACCCAACACCCAGAGCCAAAACAAGGCGGCCCTGCTGACGCTGctcagacaacaacaacagatcaAACAGAAGAACAGCATGAACTTTCGCCAACATATACCACATGCACAg GACCAGAACAACTACCCCGCTCCTCCTCACGGCCCAGGCCCTACCAACACCATGGCCCCTGCGCCGGGAAACAACGGCATGGCAGCTCAGCCCGGGGCGAACGCCATGGCAGGTAACCATGCTAACGTTGCGTACCTGAGCAACCaggcggcggtggcggcggtgctgaaacaacaacaacaacaacagcagcagcagcatcagcagcagatcctggagcagcagaagcagcagcagcagtacatGCAGAGACAGCAGCTCATGGCTGAACAG GAgaagcagcggcagcaggacCAGCAGCTTCAGAGGCGCCTGACCCGACCGCCACCGCAGTACCAGGACCAGCCGGGtcaaccagccaatcagaacccTTTCCCACAGCAGTCAGTCAACCAGTTTACAG CTTCGTCTCAGCCAATGGGCAGCGTCGGCTCCATGGGAGGCCCCGCCCCTGGCTCCCAGCGTATGTTCCCTCAGAACCAAGGCATGATGGGAATGAATATGGGTCAGGGCGGTGGGCCCGCAGGCGGTGTAGCTCCGCCCTCTGCGGCGAGCCAGTCTGACATGAATCTCTCGTCCTGCGGAGGGGGCGGGGCTGGCGTGGACGTCCAGCAGGTCCTCTACAATAACATGAACCTTCACCCCAACCACCCGGGCCACACGCCGCAGCAGGCCGCCCTGCAGCGGCAGGCGCTGGGGCCCATGAGCGCCTCCTACAGGCAGAGCCTTCTGGCCCAACAGCAGCACCTGAAGACGCAGCCCAACGCCGCcatgctgaagcagcagcagctggccgccgccgccgccgcccgcATGCCAGGCTCCATGCAGAACAGTATAGGAGCCACCCTGCCCAGCTCCATGCCAGGAAACATGCAGAGCGCcgcctggcagcagcagctcgccAACCAGCCGCCCTCCGGTAACGCGGGCCTGCCCCCCAACGCCTTCAGCAACGCGCCCAACGCCTTCCACATGCAGCAGCCTCGCATTCCCAAGATGCCACCGGGCGCCGCACCCTTTGGTGCTAACCCTGCAGGTCGCCCAATGGGGGGCCTGAACCCCGGGCAACAGATGATGCAGGCGAGTATGGCTGCAGCCCAACAGAGGGCGCCACCTAACCCTCAGAGCCTGGGCCAGCCCATGGCCAATCAGCAGCAGACTCAACAACAGCAGGCCAATCAGAACCAGGCCGTCCTCCCTGACCTGGTGGCGTTCGGACAGCCGCAGGGTAACGGTCGGCAGGGCCTGCAGTGTAATCAAGGGTTCCAGGTGAGCAGGACGgccactcagcagcagcagcaggtgtcgTTCGGGTACAACATGGCGTCGGGGAGCTTCGCTGCAGAGAGCGACCTGGTGGACTCGCTGCTGAAGGGTCAGAACCCTCAGGAGTGGATGGCCGACCTGGATGAGCTGCTCGCCAGCCACCATTAG
- the ltc4s gene encoding leukotriene C4 synthase: MEEEALSLAAVTVLAVLEQAYFSLQVISVRRKFSVTPPATTGPPEFERTFRAQANCSEYFPIFISVLWTAGVFFSPGLSSVCGLLYLYGRLRYFRGYSESAQGRLAPLYFCAQVLWALIGLSTVGVVFSFFRVYLNVDVLQQLGSALDLP, encoded by the exons atggaggaggaggcgctgtcCCTCGCTGCCGTGACCGTGCTGGCTGTTCTGGAGCAAG cttatttctctctccaggtgATCAGCGTCAGGAGGAAGTTCTCGGTGACGCCTCCGGCCACGACCGGCCCACCGGAGTTTGAGAGAACCTTCAGAGCTCA AGCAAACTGCTCTGAGTATTTCCCCATCTTCATCAGTGTCCTGTGGACGGCCGGAGTCTTCTTCAGCCCAG GTCTGTCCTCGGTGTGCGGGCTGCTGTATTTATACGGACGTCTCCGTTACTTTCGTGGTTATTCAGAGTCGGCTCAGGGACG TCTGGCTCCACTCTACTTCTGCGCTCAGGTTCTCTGGGCTCTGATTGGCCTCTCGACTGTGGGCGTCGTCTTCTCGTTCTTCAGAGTTTACCTGAACGTGgacgtcctgcagcagctcggctCCGCCCTCGACCTGccctga
- the ccdc69 gene encoding coiled-coil domain-containing protein 69, with protein MGCGHSKKKSKGKRGEKSQKLQSGRDDGGKSASGEQDVFLEKQLERFEWQLRILKEVLLANGNLERAELLKDHADVDVCALVLSILDKVKTETTADSNVFHEQKSKLATEEHERHVEDLLKRHEQEKNQLTVNFQVAENVLKGEVEELRAELKVYNDLKKRAEDSTFNKDLQRNIQAHGSPGAFWESEQESLVFVIEMKSERVQEQSRKLQQMEDLVEKNLSLEDQIINVLQQNEDLRVRIDNCQTLTQQLLKEQHDLKVALERQAAVNQNLSQEKEQLMFKLRHRDSCPTLHLPVMVHEIAPR; from the exons ATGGGCTGCGGCCACAGTAAG AAGAAAAGCAAAGGCAAGCGAGGAGAGAAGAGCCAGAAGCTCCAGAGCGGCCGAGATGACGGAG GTAAAAGTGCGTCCGGTGAGCAGGACGTCTTCctggagaagcagctggagCGCTTTGAGTGGCAGCTGAGGATTCTGAAGGAAGTGCTCTTGGCCAATGGGAACCTGGAGAGGGCGGAGCTTCTCAAAGACCACGCTGACGTGGACGTGTGCGCCCTCGTCCTGAGCATCCTCGACAAG GTGAAAACGGAGACGACGGCCGATTCAAACGTTTTTCACGAACAGAAAAGTAAACTTGCGACTGAGGAACACGAGCGACACGTGGAAG ATCTGCTCAAGAGACACGAACAAGAGAAAAATCAACTGACAGTCAATTTTCAAGTTGCTGAAAACGTCCTGAAG GGGgaagtggaggagctgagagcAGAGCTGAAGGTTTACAACGACCTGAAGAAGAGAGCTGAAGATTCCACGTTCAATAAAGACCTGCAGAGAAATATTCAG GCCCACGGCAGCCCAGGTGCATTCTGGGAGTCTGAGCAGGAGTCTCTGGTGTTCGTCATTGAGATGAAGAGCGAGCGTgtgcaggagcagagcaggaagctgcagcagatggaAGATCTG GTGGAGAAGAATCTGTCGTTAGAAGATCAGATCATCAACGTCCTGCAGCAGAACGAGGATCTCCGGGTCCGGATCGACAACTGTCAGACCCTCACTCA GCAGTTACTTAAGGAGCAGCATGACCTGAAGGTGGCGCTGGAGAGGCAGGCAGCAGTGAACCAGAATCTCTCTCAGGAAAAAGAGCAGCTGATGTTCAAGCTGCGACACAGAGACTCGTGTCCGACCCTGCACCTGCCCGTCATGGTGCACGAGATCGCGCCCCGATGA